Proteins co-encoded in one Helicoverpa zea isolate HzStark_Cry1AcR chromosome 18, ilHelZeax1.1, whole genome shotgun sequence genomic window:
- the LOC124638942 gene encoding uncharacterized protein LOC124638942, translating to MPNIKEETVQKWISEYPELLYDHASRSIYCSKCESHITAKKCNINRHVEGAVHKGTFKRPPEEFYSDLIKFLVLCNIPWSQMKNPAFKEFFQKYICTVCCCTCTSRKVPDESLLRKVYLDKVFTNKIKTIYEKNQTEKLWISLDETTDFLGRNIVHFLIKPLHENISNRPYLIACKMLEVVNGQTIANFVIQCLENLWQNSFEEKVDNILILCTDSVAYMISAGQKLKCYLPQLKHVTCFAHALHRVSEQIRMEYNDVDILISNVKKIFLKAPSRVRIFKRKYPDLPLPPQPIITRWGTWLEAASYYAKHFDAIKDVLSHLCSSDAIAIRNAKNILQKENIQNELQYIDEYFSVIPFALKELQKHHLTLSDSFLILDTVRTCINECASENIKNKIEKVIERNPDIDILREWSEKIVRNETDDQILLKCKFAPMTSTDVERSFSIYKWIMDVKRNTLKMDNIEKLMVIYFNSVDGDGFFSEELVDDETSSSTGLE from the coding sequence ATGCCAAATATCAAGGAAGAAACAGTACAAAAGTGGATATCCGAATATCCAGAGCTGTTATACGACCACGCTAGTCGTTCAATATATTGCTCGAAGTGCGAGAGCCATATAACGGCGAAAAAATGTAACATCAATAGACATGTCGAAGGAGCCGTGCACAAGGGAACGTTTAAACGGCCTCCGGAGGAATTTTATTCCGACCTGATCAAGTTTCTGGTTCTGTGCAATATTCCCTGGTCGCAGATGAAAAATCCAGCATTCAAGGAGTTTTTTCAGAAATATATCTGTACTGTTTGTTGTTGTACTTGTACTAGTCGTAAAGTACCCGATGAGTCGCTGTTACGAAAAGTATATTTAGATAAAGTTTttactaacaaaatcaaaacaatttatgaaaaaaatcaaactgAAAAATTGTGGATATCATTAGACGAGACAACAGATTTTTTAGGTAGAAATATTGtacattttttgataaaaccatTGCATGAGAATATCTCAAATCGGCCATATTTAATTGCCTGCAAGATGTTAGAGGTGGTTAATGGACAAACCATTGCCAACTTTGTAATACAGTGTCTTGAAAATCTATGGCAAAACTCGTTTGAAGAAAaagttgataatattttaatactatgtACTGATAGTGTAGCATATATGATATCTGCAGGGCAAAAATTGAAATGCTATTTACCACAATTAAAACATGTAACATGTTTTGCTCACGCACTTCATCGTGTTTCTGAGCAAATTCGAATGGAATATAATGATGTGGATATTTTGatatcaaatgtaaaaaaaatatttctaaaagcgCCAAGCCGTGTTcgcatttttaaaagaaaatacccTGACTTACCACTACCTCCACAACCAATTATTACAAGGTGGGGTACTTGGTTGGAGGCAGCATCATACTACGCAAAACATTTTGATGCAATAAAAGATGTTTTGTCTCATTTATGCAGCTCTGATGCAATAGCTATCCGAAACgcgaaaaacatattacaaaaagaaaacatacaaaacgAGTTACAATATATAgatgaatatttttcagttatacCGTTTGCTTTAAAAGAATTACAAAAGCACCACTTGACGCTAAgtgattcatttttaatattagatacAGTCAGAACTTGTATAAATGAGTGTGcatcagaaaatattaaaaataaaattgaaaaagttataGAAAGAAATCCGGATATAGATATATTACGAGAATGGAGTGAAAAAATTGTAAGAAATGAAACAGATgaccaaattttattgaaatgcaaATTTGCTCCAATGACCTCAACAGATGTCGAACGTTCATTTTCCATATATAAATGGATTATGGAtgtaaaaagaaatacattaaaaatggaTAATATAGAAAAACTGATGGTCATTTATTTCAATTCCGTAGATGGTGATGGGTTTTTCAGCGAAGAATTGGTAGACGATGAAACATCATCGTCTACCGGtttagaataa